The DNA segment CGAAGCGGCAGCGGCAGCGCCTGAGCGGCGTCCATCGCATCTCGTTCAGGCCAGCACCGGAGGAGCGCCGCCCTCACCCGCCCTGCTGGCTCGCTTGGCCAAGCTGAACATGAAGGTTACCCACCTTTACGGTCTGACCGAGTCCTACGGTCCAGTGATGATCTGCGAGTGGCAGCCGGAGTGGTCGGCGGAATCGCCCGAGCGGCAGGCTCGGCTGAACGCGCGCCAGGGTATCGGCAACGTGGTCACAGGCGGCGTCGACGTTTTCGATACCGATGGTCGTCCCGTCCCCTGGGACGGCGAGACCATGGGCGAGATCGTCCTGCGCGGCAACAACACCATGCTGGGCTACTACCGCGACGAGCCAGCCACGCGCGCTGCCACGCTCAATGGCTGGTTCCGCACAGGCGATCTCGGGGTGCGGCA comes from the Terriglobales bacterium genome and includes:
- a CDS encoding AMP-binding protein, which codes for EAAAAAPERRPSHLVQASTGGAPPSPALLARLAKLNMKVTHLYGLTESYGPVMICEWQPEWSAESPERQARLNARQGIGNVVTGGVDVFDTDGRPVPWDGETMGEIVLRGNNTMLGYYRDEPATRAATLNGWFRTGDLGVRHPDGYVELRDRAKDIIITGGENVASVEVERVLVEHPAVLEAAVIGRSDDKWGEVPVAFVVLRQGQSATAAELIEFVRARITHFKAPKEIRFDELPKTSTGKVQKHVLRERAAGKEQKLVADNR